From Rutidosis leptorrhynchoides isolate AG116_Rl617_1_P2 chromosome 3, CSIRO_AGI_Rlap_v1, whole genome shotgun sequence, a single genomic window includes:
- the LOC139897694 gene encoding F-box/kelch-repeat protein SKIP11-like — protein sequence MLEERSFLVSRRENTWGFMSNCRIEKIESHQDKRPLEIEDEESVHTRKTRRQSNGYENLDLGLGFLDLALVPIDQTDNNQDRSGDNSDSSSLIHAIGRDNSISCLLKCSRSNYGSLASLNRTFRDLITGGELYRLRRQNGIIEHWVYFSCHLVQWEAFDPINRRWMHLPTMSSNTCFQFSDKESLAVGTELLVLGKEVLDHVIYKYSLLKNSWSFGQLMNEPRCLFGSASLGEIAIVAGGTDPNGNIMNSAELYNSDSGEWQTLPNMLKPRKMCSGVFMDDKFYVIGGSGPDKKLLTCGEEYDLETRVWTEIPNMSPVRTGGTANAPPATATEAPPLVAVVDNELYAADCADMEVRKYDKQRKEWETVGRLPERADSMNGWGIAFRGCGDRVIVIGGPRTSGTGFIEVNSWVPREGPPRWTMLGRKQSSNFVYNCAVMGC from the coding sequence ATGTTGGAAGAAAGGTCCTTTTTGGTGTCAAGAAGGGAGAACACTTGGGGTTTTATGAGTAACTGCAGGATCGAAAAGATCGAATCACATCAAGATAAACGACCGTTAGAAATTGAAGATGAAGAATCCGTTCATACTAGAAAGACTCGCAGGCAATCAAACGGCTACGAAAATCTTGATCTGGGATTAGGGTTTCTTGATCTTGCATTAGTCCCAATTGATCAAACGGATAATAACCAAGATCGAAGTGGTGATAATTCTGATTCAAGCTCGTTAATTCATGCTATTGGACGAGACAACTCGATTAGTTGTCTACTTAAATGCTCAAGATCCAATTATGGTTCTTTAGCATCACTAAACCGAACATTTCGTGACCTAATTACTGGTGGAGAACTTTATAGATTAAGAAGACAAAACGGGATTATCGAGCATTGGGTTTACTTTTCTTGCCATTTGGTCCAATGGGAAGCTTTTGATCCAATTAATCGACGTTGGATGCATCTTCCTACAATGTCATCAAACACATGCTTTCAATTTTCTGATAAAGAATCATTAGCAGTCGGTACCGAATTACTTGTGTTAGGTAAAGAGGTTCTtgatcatgttatttacaagtatAGTTTGTTGAAAAACTCATGGTCATTTGGGCAGTTAATGAATGAGCCAAGATGTCTATTTGGGTCAGCGAGTTTAGGAGAGATTGCAATTGTAGCCGGTGGGACCGACCCGAATGGTAACATTATGAACTCGGCTGAACTTTATAATAGCGATTCGGGAGAATGGCAAACACTTCCGAATATGCTGAAACCGAGAAAGATGTGTTCGGGTGTGTTTATGGACGATAAGTTTTACGTAATTGGCGGGAGCGGGCCCGATAAAAAGCTGTTGACTTGTGGTGAAGAATATGACTTGGAAACGCGTGTATGGACTGAAATACCGAATATGTCACCGGTGAGAACTGGCGGTACCGCTAACGCACCGCCAGCAACCGCCACTGAGGCACCACCGCTAGTGGCGGTTGTAGATAATGAATTGTATGCTGCTGATTGTGCGGATATGGAGGTTAGGAAGTACGATAAACAAAGGAAAGAATGGGAAACGGTTGGAAGATTGCCTGAACGGGCTGATTCGATGAATGGATGGGGTATTGCGTTTAGGGGTTGTGGTGATCGGGTTATTGTGATTGGTGGGCCGAGAACAAGTGGGACCGGGTTTATAGAAGTGAATTCGTGGGTCCCGAGAGAAGGGCCGCCTCGATGGACTATGCTAGGCAGGAAACAGTCTAGCAACTTTGTGTACAATTGTGCTGTTATGGGCTGCTGA